One window from the genome of Pseudomonas sp. L5B5 encodes:
- the pyk gene encoding pyruvate kinase, with translation MTPDKKVKILATLGPATDGLEDIRELVQAGVNIFRLNFSHGSHADHAQRYAWIRQVESELNHPLGILMDLQGPKLRVGTFAAGKVQLVRGQPLRLDLDPTPGDARRVNLPHPEIIAALEPGMDLLLDDGKLRLKVQARHADAIDTLVLNGGELSDRKGVNVPQAVLDLSPLTAKDRRDLSFGLELGVDWVALSFVQRPEDIREARELIGNKAFLMAKIEKPSAVAQLRQIAELSDAIMVARGDLGVEVPAESVPQIQKDIIGTCRQLGKPVVVATQMLESMRFSPAPTRAEVTDVANAVAEGADAVMLSAETASGEYPLEAVQMMSKIIRQVETGPDYQAQLDVSRPQAEATVSDAISCAIRRICSILPVAVLVNYSESGSSTLRAARERPSVPILNLTPNLQAARRLTLAWGVHSVVNDRLRQVDEVCSTALEIAQAQGLAKRADTVVITTGVPFGQPGTTNSLRVETLL, from the coding sequence ATGACGCCTGACAAGAAGGTCAAGATCCTCGCCACCCTGGGTCCGGCCACCGATGGCCTGGAGGATATCCGTGAGCTGGTTCAAGCCGGCGTGAATATCTTCCGCCTCAATTTCAGCCATGGCAGCCATGCCGACCATGCCCAGCGCTACGCCTGGATTCGCCAGGTGGAAAGCGAGCTGAACCACCCCCTGGGCATCCTCATGGACCTGCAAGGGCCCAAGCTGCGGGTCGGTACCTTCGCTGCCGGCAAGGTCCAGCTGGTGCGCGGGCAGCCCCTGCGCCTGGACCTGGACCCGACACCGGGCGATGCGCGACGGGTCAACCTGCCCCACCCGGAAATCATCGCCGCGCTGGAACCAGGCATGGACCTGCTGCTGGACGACGGCAAGCTGCGCTTGAAGGTCCAGGCCAGGCACGCCGACGCCATCGACACCCTGGTGCTCAACGGTGGCGAACTGTCGGATCGCAAGGGCGTCAACGTGCCCCAGGCCGTGCTGGATCTCAGCCCGCTGACCGCCAAGGATCGCCGCGACCTGAGCTTCGGCCTGGAGCTGGGCGTGGACTGGGTGGCGCTGTCCTTCGTGCAGCGCCCGGAGGATATCCGCGAAGCCCGGGAGCTGATCGGCAACAAGGCATTCCTGATGGCCAAGATCGAAAAGCCCTCGGCGGTGGCCCAACTGCGGCAAATCGCCGAGCTCAGCGACGCGATCATGGTGGCCCGGGGCGACCTCGGGGTCGAGGTGCCGGCCGAATCCGTACCGCAGATCCAGAAGGACATCATCGGCACCTGCCGCCAGCTGGGCAAACCGGTGGTGGTGGCGACCCAGATGCTCGAATCCATGCGCTTTTCCCCGGCACCGACCCGCGCCGAGGTGACCGATGTCGCCAATGCCGTGGCCGAGGGCGCCGACGCGGTGATGCTGTCGGCGGAAACCGCCTCCGGCGAGTACCCGCTGGAAGCCGTGCAGATGATGAGCAAGATCATCCGCCAGGTGGAAACCGGGCCGGACTACCAGGCCCAGCTGGACGTCAGCCGGCCCCAGGCCGAGGCCACGGTGTCCGATGCGATCAGCTGCGCGATCCGGCGCATCTGCAGCATCCTGCCGGTGGCCGTGCTGGTGAACTACAGCGAATCAGGCAGCTCGACCCTGCGCGCCGCCCGGGAGCGACCGTCGGTGCCGATCCTCAACCTGACCCCCAACCTGCAGGCCGCACGGCGCCTGACCCTGGCCTGGGGCGTGCACTCGGTGGTCAACGATCGCTTGCGCCAGGTCGACGAGGTCTGCAGCACGGCCCTGGAAATTGCCCAGGCCCAGGGCCTGGCCAAGCGCGCAGACACGGTGGTGATCACCACCGGTGTGCCGTTCGGCCAGCCGGGGACGACTAACTCCCTGCGTGTCGAAACCCTTCTCTGA
- a CDS encoding urea transporter, which translates to MPSQSFNALCPDWATALLNGFSQIFLQRHPLCGLLCLLAILASAPTLLGGALLGALAGLLTAQQRGYAKADRQAGLFSYNGILLGLLLSLYLPWSILLPPLIIAAGGLSAIITQQWLKRARHPASLPAYTAPFVGLGWLLAGLFAPLPASAPGLPAVTLPGLLDGLFQGLGQVMFLGNWQAGLLICAGLLLANRRAAAWTLGGSGFGLAVALLQQAPDQALSGLAGYNCALVALALSQRGLRPWWPVLGMVLALLITPGLAAMGLAPLTGPFVLACWLVLACNRAFGRRPRNDAPCAPATNPPRLR; encoded by the coding sequence ATGCCGTCACAGTCCTTCAACGCTTTGTGCCCCGATTGGGCCACTGCCCTGCTCAATGGCTTCAGCCAGATCTTTCTCCAGCGCCACCCGCTGTGCGGCCTGCTGTGCCTGCTGGCGATCCTGGCCAGCGCCCCGACCCTGCTCGGCGGCGCCCTGCTCGGCGCCCTGGCCGGGCTGCTCACCGCCCAGCAACGGGGCTATGCCAAGGCCGACCGGCAAGCCGGGCTCTTCAGCTACAACGGGATACTGCTGGGGTTGCTGCTGAGCCTGTACCTGCCGTGGTCGATCCTGCTGCCGCCGTTGATCATCGCCGCCGGCGGCCTGAGCGCGATCATCACCCAGCAGTGGCTCAAGCGCGCTCGTCACCCGGCCAGCCTGCCGGCCTACACCGCCCCCTTCGTCGGCCTCGGCTGGCTGCTGGCCGGCCTGTTTGCCCCTCTGCCTGCCAGCGCGCCGGGCCTGCCCGCAGTGACGCTGCCCGGATTGCTGGACGGCCTGTTCCAGGGCCTGGGCCAGGTGATGTTCCTCGGGAACTGGCAGGCGGGCCTGCTGATTTGCGCCGGCCTGCTCTTGGCCAACCGCCGGGCAGCGGCCTGGACCCTGGGTGGCTCGGGGTTCGGCCTGGCCGTGGCGTTGCTGCAGCAGGCGCCCGACCAGGCGCTGTCCGGCCTGGCCGGCTACAACTGCGCGCTGGTGGCCCTGGCGCTGAGCCAGCGGGGCCTGCGCCCCTGGTGGCCAGTGCTGGGCATGGTCCTGGCGCTGCTGATCACCCCCGGGCTCGCCGCGATGGGCCTGGCACCCCTCACCGGCCCCTTCGTCCTGGCCTGCTGGCTGGTGCTGGCCTGCAACCGGGCATTCGGCCGTAGACCTCGCAACGACGCGCCTTGCGCTCCTGCGACAAATCCCCCTAGGCTTCGCTGA